A stretch of the Campylobacter sp. 19-13652 genome encodes the following:
- the nfo gene encoding deoxyribonuclease IV has translation MKYVGAHTSASGGVQNAPINAQNIGANAFALFVKNQRQWSAKPLDDNVIAQFKANCEKAGILPRHILPHDSYLINLGHPDKDAREKSYVAFLDEINRVSALGLELLNFHPGSHLNQISETECLDNIADCINAALKATSGVKLVIENTAGQGSNLGYKFEHLAYLIQKCEDKSRIGVCIDTCHLFAAGYDIRDKTAYLRTMKEFDEVVGYKFLAGMHLNDSKNELGSRKDRHECIGRGSIGEEGFRCIMQDPNISDIPMILETIDESIWASEIIMLKNMQKEG, from the coding sequence ATGAAATATGTCGGAGCACACACAAGTGCGAGTGGCGGCGTGCAAAATGCGCCCATAAATGCCCAAAATATAGGCGCAAATGCCTTTGCATTATTTGTCAAAAATCAAAGGCAGTGGAGCGCAAAGCCACTTGATGATAACGTGATAGCGCAGTTTAAGGCAAATTGCGAAAAAGCTGGTATTTTGCCTCGTCATATCCTGCCTCATGATAGCTATTTGATAAATTTAGGACACCCTGATAAAGACGCTAGGGAAAAATCATACGTAGCGTTTTTGGATGAGATTAATAGGGTATCAGCGCTGGGGCTTGAGCTATTAAACTTTCACCCTGGTTCGCATTTAAATCAAATAAGCGAAACTGAATGCTTAGATAACATAGCTGATTGTATAAACGCCGCTTTAAAAGCCACAAGTGGCGTAAAGCTCGTAATAGAAAACACCGCAGGGCAGGGCAGCAATCTAGGCTATAAATTCGAACATCTTGCCTATTTAATACAAAAGTGCGAGGATAAAAGCAGAATAGGCGTTTGTATAGATACTTGTCACCTCTTTGCCGCTGGATATGACATCAGGGATAAGACCGCGTATTTGCGTACTATGAAAGAATTTGATGAGGTAGTGGGGTATAAATTCTTAGCTGGAATGCACCTAAATGATAGCAAAAACGAGCTAGGAAGTCGTAAAGACCGCCACGAGTGCATAGGGCGTGGCAGTATCGGCGAAGAGGGTTTTAGGTGTATTATGCAAGACCCAAATATCAGCGATATACCTATGATTTTAGAGACGATTGATGAAAGTATTTGGGCTAGCGAAATAATAATGCTAAAGAATATGCAAAAGGAAGGATAA
- a CDS encoding Fur family transcriptional regulator — protein MKTSEILNQHGIATTELRVAILRLLRRAQSPLSYDDMLKKLKANKTTIYRNMQLFEDRGLVSKTELGGKARYALSSKASAHFVCNVCHGVHAINMPLFLNGDVATSAVIKGICRECAR, from the coding sequence ATGAAAACAAGCGAAATTTTAAACCAACATGGCATTGCTACAACGGAGTTAAGGGTGGCTATTTTGCGTCTATTGCGGCGAGCGCAAAGCCCACTATCATATGATGATATGCTAAAAAAGCTAAAGGCGAATAAGACGACTATTTATAGAAATATGCAGCTTTTTGAGGATAGGGGGCTGGTTAGTAAAACAGAGCTTGGTGGCAAGGCTAGATATGCGCTTTCAAGCAAGGCAAGTGCGCATTTTGTCTGCAACGTCTGCCATGGTGTGCATGCTATAAATATGCCATTGTTTTTAAATGGAGATGTGGCTACAAGCGCTGTGATAAAAGGCATTTGTAGGGAGTGTGCTAGATGA
- a CDS encoding cytochrome-c peroxidase, with amino-acid sequence MKKIVCLFFVFMAALFASASGMEGTNKDDSRYFVAVTKIDYDEAKAKLGKKLFFDKRLSEDGRSSCESCHNLYWDFSGTVRHVEDGVLDPVSVLSVGLNYMFFNDGKIRSIYDQIDRSITSIDELATDPKRLAVKLSKIDEYTSAFSKVYPTGLNYENIRDALVEFEKSITSVNSPFDRYLLGDVNALSPEQKKGLALFKDVGCVACHNGVNLGSNVEQIVNFYEFVVKSEHNETSDLADDAKNHFIHPPKDGNEVDVFLCKHSITGKFYKPRLDFMRIPPLRNIARTRPYYRCGKKTSLQQTIQDMSKIQLNYDLSDDDAELIYKFLLSLDGEIPRILK; translated from the coding sequence ATGAAAAAGATAGTCTGCCTATTTTTTGTTTTTATGGCTGCGCTTTTTGCTAGCGCTAGTGGCATGGAAGGTACGAATAAGGACGATAGTCGCTATTTTGTTGCCGTTACAAAGATAGATTATGACGAGGCAAAAGCTAAGCTAGGCAAGAAGCTATTTTTTGATAAAAGGCTAAGTGAGGATGGTAGGAGTAGTTGCGAGAGCTGTCATAATCTTTACTGGGATTTTAGTGGCACAGTAAGGCATGTAGAAGATGGCGTACTAGATCCAGTAAGTGTGCTTAGCGTGGGCTTAAATTATATGTTTTTTAACGATGGTAAAATCCGCTCCATATACGATCAAATCGACAGATCAATAACCTCCATAGATGAGCTGGCCACAGATCCAAAAAGGCTAGCAGTGAAGCTTTCAAAGATAGATGAGTATACTAGTGCCTTTTCGAAAGTTTATCCGACTGGGCTAAATTATGAGAATATACGAGACGCTTTAGTGGAGTTTGAAAAGTCAATAACATCGGTAAATTCGCCATTTGACCGCTATTTATTAGGCGACGTAAATGCACTTAGCCCAGAGCAGAAAAAGGGGCTTGCTTTGTTTAAAGATGTAGGTTGCGTGGCTTGTCATAATGGTGTAAATTTAGGCTCAAATGTCGAACAGATTGTGAATTTTTACGAGTTTGTTGTAAAAAGTGAGCATAACGAGACTTCGGATTTAGCCGATGATGCTAAAAATCACTTCATACATCCACCAAAAGACGGTAATGAAGTTGATGTATTTTTATGCAAGCATAGCATTACGGGAAAATTTTATAAACCAAGACTTGATTTTATGCGAATACCGCCTTTAAGAAATATAGCACGCACTAGACCATATTATCGCTGCGGTAAAAAAACGAGCCTGCAGCAGACTATACAAGATATGAGTAAGATACAGTTAAATTATGATTTAAGTGATGATGATGCGGAGCTTATATATAAATTTTTACTCTCTCTTGATGGTGAGATTCCTAGGATATTAAAATGA
- a CDS encoding EAL domain-containing protein, which translates to MMKLTSVKVLSLLFGLGLMFGLFLVGQLNSVMLKSSESSNAIINLKLLNKEIAFDFKDNLFNINYDRTYKTLDEFQKNLDVLRQLQGSSIISNIYSKGLNISKVEEIFEQKRRLIDYFNFISSGAITFLIESEYKTKNMKGIDDIKDLLLRIRGTNFLDKDAIASVEEELAKLALKYSKQGSEAYALLQKSAYVVRAYTQMQQTYYENMQLNLKDVLDDLSKNYEDKYDDIISFLQRVSVLTIFIFICLLAFIIYQSKKSLADKKEIAQLRLALDNDFSSIIFTDNNNLITYVNKSFEYTTGYKFEDIVGKSPSFLKSYAHSNSFYEEIGEYVKNRKEWCTQEIVSKSADDKFIYERANFIPFDFDGESAGYIGIKLNRTSENVMLNELKIKNNQIKTQSITDKLTGFGNYFAMTERLDANDYGTIICITIKNFVNLNFFYQTKIIEAILKSFASTLKLYVDTYNIRAELFRFQDDSFYIWYSGQSLEADIAHIRDYFNFSSLKITVDGKEDTFPGLKILIGVSLSNDTPQTSRLMQSVLANQEAANTGLGIYYYKENDAIEGKYYNNQSVTQLIEYALENDTVIVECQGIFNIEEDEKEAKIYEVLVRLIDQNGKIRYPGEFLDIAVKAQLYTQITKKVIERAFSLVEHYTDYTFSVNLSSLDMSDISVRELLETKLANCSSPERVIFEMLESADINDYDLVNSFIKRIKSYGSKISIDDFGSGYSNYYRILELDIDNIKIDGSIIKKLPTDQNARDMVDMITRFAAKKNYKIVAEFVSSPEILEQVKHFGIRYGQGFLLGKPKSMDIL; encoded by the coding sequence ATGATGAAATTAACCAGCGTAAAGGTTTTGTCGCTACTTTTTGGGCTTGGACTGATGTTTGGGCTTTTTTTGGTAGGGCAGCTAAATAGCGTAATGCTAAAAAGCAGTGAATCAAGCAACGCTATAATAAATTTAAAGCTTTTAAATAAAGAGATAGCTTTTGATTTTAAGGATAATCTTTTTAATATAAATTATGATCGTACTTATAAAACACTTGATGAGTTTCAGAAAAATCTCGATGTATTAAGGCAACTTCAAGGCTCTTCAATAATCTCAAATATATACTCAAAAGGGTTAAATATAAGCAAGGTTGAGGAGATTTTTGAGCAAAAAAGACGATTGATTGATTATTTTAATTTTATAAGCTCTGGTGCTATTACATTTTTAATAGAGAGTGAATATAAAACTAAAAATATGAAAGGCATAGATGATATAAAAGATCTACTTTTACGTATTAGGGGGACAAATTTCTTAGATAAAGATGCTATTGCTAGCGTGGAAGAGGAACTTGCAAAGCTTGCTTTAAAGTATTCAAAGCAAGGTAGCGAAGCCTATGCTCTACTTCAAAAATCGGCATATGTAGTAAGAGCATATACACAGATGCAACAGACGTATTATGAAAATATGCAGCTAAATTTAAAGGACGTCCTAGACGATCTGTCTAAAAACTACGAGGATAAATATGATGATATTATAAGCTTTTTACAAAGAGTGTCTGTGCTTACTATATTTATCTTTATCTGTTTGCTTGCTTTTATAATATACCAAAGTAAAAAAAGCCTCGCTGATAAAAAGGAGATAGCTCAGCTTCGTCTAGCGCTTGATAATGACTTTAGCTCTATTATATTTACTGATAATAATAATTTAATAACATATGTTAACAAATCCTTTGAGTATACTACAGGATATAAATTTGAGGATATTGTTGGTAAATCCCCTAGCTTTTTAAAATCTTACGCTCACAGCAATAGCTTTTATGAGGAGATAGGTGAGTATGTCAAAAATCGCAAAGAGTGGTGTACGCAAGAGATAGTTAGCAAAAGCGCTGATGATAAGTTTATCTATGAAAGGGCAAATTTTATTCCATTTGATTTTGACGGCGAGTCTGCTGGATATATTGGTATAAAGCTAAATCGCACAAGCGAAAACGTAATGCTAAATGAGTTAAAAATCAAAAATAATCAGATAAAAACCCAGTCTATCACAGATAAACTTACAGGCTTTGGTAACTATTTTGCGATGACTGAGAGACTTGATGCAAATGATTATGGCACAATTATTTGCATCACTATTAAAAACTTTGTAAATTTAAACTTTTTTTATCAGACAAAAATAATCGAAGCCATACTAAAATCTTTCGCCTCTACGCTTAAGCTTTACGTTGACACCTATAATATACGTGCAGAGCTTTTTAGATTTCAAGACGATAGCTTTTATATATGGTATAGCGGACAGTCGCTAGAGGCAGACATCGCACACATTAGGGATTATTTTAACTTTAGCTCGCTTAAAATCACAGTCGACGGTAAGGAGGATACTTTCCCAGGGCTTAAAATTTTAATCGGTGTAAGTCTGTCAAACGACACCCCACAAACTAGCCGTTTAATGCAGTCAGTCCTAGCAAATCAAGAAGCAGCAAACACTGGGCTTGGAATTTATTATTACAAAGAAAATGACGCCATAGAGGGTAAATATTACAACAATCAATCAGTTACCCAACTCATTGAGTACGCCCTAGAAAACGATACTGTCATAGTTGAGTGTCAGGGGATTTTTAACATCGAGGAGGATGAAAAAGAGGCGAAAATTTATGAAGTACTTGTGCGCTTAATAGACCAAAACGGTAAAATCCGCTACCCAGGCGAGTTTTTAGACATTGCGGTAAAAGCCCAGCTTTACACCCAGATAACCAAAAAAGTCATTGAGCGCGCCTTCTCGCTTGTTGAGCATTATACGGATTATACATTCTCTGTTAACCTCTCAAGCCTTGATATGAGCGATATTTCGGTGCGCGAGCTGCTTGAGACAAAGCTTGCAAACTGCTCATCGCCTGAGAGAGTAATATTTGAGATGCTAGAAAGCGCTGATATAAACGATTATGATTTAGTCAACAGCTTTATTAAGCGCATCAAAAGCTACGGCTCAAAAATCTCCATAGATGACTTTGGCTCTGGCTACTCAAACTACTATCGAATCCTAGAACTTGATATAGATAATATAAAAATTGACGGCTCAATCATCAAAAAGCTACCAACCGATCAAAACGCTCGTGATATGGTGGACATGATTACGCGTTTTGCAGCTAAGAAAAACTATAAAATAGTGGCTGAATTTGTAAGCTCGCCTGAGATTTTAGAGCAGGTTAAGCACTTTGGGATCCGCTACGGACAAGGCTTTTTGCTAGGCAAGCCAAAGAGCATGGATATACTTTAA
- a CDS encoding metal ABC transporter solute-binding protein, Zn/Mn family, with amino-acid sequence MKKLLFLIAATLSLYAKPTVSTSILPTAYFVKQIAADTVNVVSMVGNGDDPHTYEPRPEQVKALAKSDIYFGVGIEFEEVWLPKFKDSFKNLQFVDTSKGIEKIPMQDDDDDDDAPEHIAEHNHDHSHGHDHSGHHHHDHDGLDPHVWLDPILVQTQAENIAEALSKAYPQNANLYALNLSNFKQKLKELNLFIKNELFGVKGSKFIVYHPSWGYFAKRYDLVQIAIEVEGKEPSATELAKIIDEAKEEHIKMVFIAPAFSKKAATLIATQTGAEVAVIDQLAYEWDDSMRQTARLLKKALSKQ; translated from the coding sequence ATGAAAAAATTACTATTTTTAATCGCAGCTACTCTATCGCTTTATGCAAAGCCAACAGTTAGCACCTCAATCTTGCCGACCGCCTATTTTGTAAAGCAAATAGCTGCAGATACCGTAAATGTCGTCTCTATGGTAGGAAATGGCGACGATCCACACACCTATGAACCGCGCCCAGAGCAGGTAAAAGCGCTTGCTAAATCGGATATTTACTTTGGGGTTGGGATTGAGTTTGAGGAGGTTTGGCTACCTAAATTTAAAGATAGCTTTAAAAACTTGCAATTTGTCGATACCTCAAAAGGCATAGAAAAAATCCCTATGCAAGATGATGATGACGATGATGACGCGCCAGAGCATATAGCAGAGCATAATCACGACCATAGCCATGGACACGATCATAGCGGACATCACCACCACGACCATGACGGACTTGACCCTCACGTATGGCTTGATCCAATCCTAGTGCAAACTCAGGCTGAAAATATCGCCGAAGCCCTAAGCAAAGCATATCCTCAAAATGCAAACTTATACGCTTTAAATTTATCAAATTTCAAACAAAAGCTAAAAGAGTTGAATTTATTTATAAAAAATGAGCTTTTTGGTGTAAAGGGTAGTAAATTTATAGTATATCACCCTTCTTGGGGGTATTTTGCAAAGCGATATGATCTTGTGCAAATCGCAATTGAAGTCGAAGGTAAAGAACCAAGTGCAACTGAGCTTGCAAAGATAATAGATGAAGCTAAAGAGGAACATATAAAAATGGTGTTTATTGCGCCTGCTTTTTCTAAAAAGGCAGCCACATTAATAGCCACGCAAACTGGTGCGGAAGTAGCAGTGATAGATCAGCTAGCATACGAGTGGGATGATAGCATGAGGCAGACTGCAAGACTACTTAAAAAAGCCCTAAGTAAACAATAA
- a CDS encoding class I SAM-dependent methyltransferase, giving the protein MSEPLSLWDKKAANYARFSPNMSDFEAKFYEALDEFGVSFLDKSVLDVGCGSGVYSLRIASSAQEIDCVDGSYAMLEILNEDAQKLGLKNVKTYFNLWDDFMLKKPYDIAFCTMSPALDDKPSFDKFIKSAKNHVYLGWASPRSSDVLEPFFKKYGKKQDKKPAAIRFQEYLKSLDINPKSKLLSEERVAVRSFSQMCENICWHLEISKLEFSHDEVAFELENRYGKGLISEKISSLMLLLVF; this is encoded by the coding sequence ATGAGCGAGCCTTTGAGCTTATGGGATAAAAAGGCGGCAAATTATGCTAGATTTAGCCCAAATATGAGCGATTTTGAGGCTAAATTTTACGAAGCTTTAGATGAGTTTGGGGTTAGCTTTTTGGATAAAAGTGTGCTTGATGTGGGCTGTGGAAGCGGAGTTTATAGCCTGCGTATCGCTTCTAGTGCCCAGGAAATAGACTGCGTAGATGGCTCATATGCTATGCTTGAAATTTTAAATGAGGATGCGCAAAAACTAGGGCTTAAAAATGTAAAAACCTACTTTAACCTTTGGGATGATTTTATGCTTAAAAAGCCCTATGATATAGCATTTTGCACGATGTCGCCAGCTCTTGATGATAAGCCTAGCTTTGATAAATTTATCAAAAGTGCAAAAAACCACGTCTACCTAGGTTGGGCAAGCCCTAGAAGTTCTGATGTACTTGAGCCATTTTTTAAAAAATATGGCAAAAAGCAGGATAAAAAGCCAGCTGCTATAAGATTTCAGGAGTATTTAAAAAGCCTTGACATTAATCCTAAAAGCAAACTTTTAAGCGAGGAGCGAGTTGCGGTGCGTAGCTTTAGCCAAATGTGTGAAAATATCTGCTGGCATCTTGAAATTTCAAAGCTTGAGTTTAGCCATGATGAGGTGGCTTTTGAGCTAGAAAATCGCTACGGCAAAGGGCTAATAAGCGAGAAAATTTCATCTTTAATGCTACTTTTGGTCTTTTAG